The Pantoea vagans genome contains the following window.
GCTGTAAGGCATAGTAACTCCTGGCCGTGAGTGAACATGCCAGAAGTATAGTTTTTCAGCTAGGTACGTGCTTTACGACTGCGTGATTTGAGGGGTTCGAGAGTGGTCACCTGGCTTTCCACCCAGCCATCATCCAGACGTGTGCGCAGCAAATCGCCTTTGTGCAGTTGTCTGGTCTTCTTCACCAGTTGGCCTTGGGTATCGGTGGTGACACTGAAGCCTCGAGCCAACGTCGCCAAGGGACTGACGCCTTCCAGCTGTGCCGCCAGCGTACCAAAGCGCTGACGATTGTGGTTGAGCTGCTTTTCCATACCCTGCTGTAAGCGATATTGCCACTGCTGCATCTGCTGTTGTGCGCGATGGATACGGCCCTGTGGCTGTTGCGTGTTGAGACGGTGGAGCAGGCGATCCTGTTGGCGCTTAGCTAAACGCAGCCGTTGATCCATCGCTTCACCGAGACGGCGTTGCAGCTGGAAAAGCGTGGTTTGCTGACGTGCCAGGCGTAACTGAGGATGTTGCTGCTGTAAGCGGTGATGAATGCGTGTGAAGCGGCGCTGCTGTTCAGCCAGATAGAAATCCATCGCCATTTCCATCCGCTGCTGCTGGGACTGCAAACGACGCAGCAGTTCTTGCTGATTACGGCTCACCAGCTCTGCCGCAGCGGAAGGGGTAGGCGCCCGCAGGTCAGCCACAAAGTCGGCGATGGTGATGTCGGTTTCGTGTCCGACCGCGCTGACAATCGGTAAACGGCTGGCAAAGATCGCCCGCGCGACGCGTTCGTCGTTAAAACTCCACAGATCCTCTAATGATCCACCGCCACGGCCGACAATCAACACATCACACTCATCGCGCAGGTTGGCTAGCTCGATGGCGCGCACAATCGCTGCGGGCGCATC
Protein-coding sequences here:
- the xseA gene encoding exodeoxyribonuclease VII large subunit — protein: MSLPPTANIFTVSRLNTTVRQLLENEMGLVWLSAEISNFSQPSSGHWYFTLKDDGAQVRCAMFRNSNRRVTFRPQHGQQVLVRASITLYEPRGDYQLIIESMHPAGEGLLQQQFEQMKARLAAEGLFDQQFKQPLPEPARQVGVITSATGAALHDVLRVLHRRDPSLPVVIYPTPVQGVDAPAAIVRAIELANLRDECDVLIVGRGGGSLEDLWSFNDERVARAIFASRLPIVSAVGHETDITIADFVADLRAPTPSAAAELVSRNQQELLRRLQSQQQRMEMAMDFYLAEQQRRFTRIHHRLQQQHPQLRLARQQTTLFQLQRRLGEAMDQRLRLAKRQQDRLLHRLNTQQPQGRIHRAQQQMQQWQYRLQQGMEKQLNHNRQRFGTLAAQLEGVSPLATLARGFSVTTDTQGQLVKKTRQLHKGDLLRTRLDDGWVESQVTTLEPLKSRSRKART